The proteins below are encoded in one region of Pseudomonas ekonensis:
- the chrA gene encoding chromate efflux transporter, translated as MSHTPPKDLPKPAPVSLRQAWRFWLKLGCIGFGGPAGQIAIMHQELVERRRWISEKRFLHALNYCMLLPGPEAQQLATYIGWLLHRTWGGVVAGALFVLPSLFLLIGLSWVYIAFGDVPAVAGVFYGIKPAVTAIVLHAAHRIGSRALKNAWLWAIAAAAFVAIFAFNVPFPLIVLGAALIGYVGGRWAPQRFTAGGHRSGEKSYGPALIDDDTPPPEHARFNPAKLLRLALAGAALWCLPMAVLTALFGWHGTFTQMGWFFTKAALLTFGGAYAVLPYVYQGAVGHYGWLTPAQMIDGLALGETTPGPLIMVVAFVGFVGGYVQPAFGPQHAFAAGALAAALVTWFTFLPSFLFILAGGPLVESTHNELKFTAPLTAITAAVVGVILNLACFFAWHVFWPQGLAGRPDVFSVLLALAAACALFFFKRGVIEVLIVCALTGLGVYLLR; from the coding sequence GTGAGCCACACGCCCCCCAAGGATCTGCCCAAGCCCGCCCCGGTCAGCCTGCGCCAGGCCTGGCGCTTCTGGCTCAAGCTGGGCTGCATCGGTTTCGGCGGCCCGGCCGGGCAGATCGCGATCATGCACCAGGAACTGGTGGAGCGCCGGCGCTGGATCTCCGAGAAGCGTTTCCTGCACGCGCTCAACTATTGCATGCTGCTGCCCGGCCCCGAGGCCCAGCAACTGGCGACGTACATCGGCTGGCTGCTGCACCGCACCTGGGGCGGCGTGGTGGCCGGGGCGCTGTTCGTGCTGCCGTCGCTGTTCCTCCTGATCGGCTTGTCGTGGGTGTACATCGCCTTCGGCGACGTGCCGGCGGTGGCCGGGGTGTTTTACGGGATCAAGCCGGCGGTCACCGCCATCGTCCTGCACGCGGCCCACCGCATCGGTTCCAGGGCCCTGAAGAACGCCTGGCTGTGGGCGATCGCCGCAGCTGCCTTCGTGGCGATCTTCGCCTTCAACGTCCCTTTCCCGCTGATCGTGCTGGGCGCCGCGCTGATCGGCTATGTCGGCGGCCGGTGGGCGCCGCAACGGTTCACGGCCGGCGGTCATCGCAGCGGTGAGAAATCCTACGGCCCGGCCCTGATCGATGACGACACCCCGCCGCCCGAGCACGCGCGGTTCAACCCGGCGAAGCTGTTGCGCCTGGCGCTGGCCGGCGCCGCGCTTTGGTGCTTGCCGATGGCGGTGCTGACCGCGCTGTTCGGTTGGCACGGCACCTTCACGCAGATGGGCTGGTTCTTCACCAAGGCCGCGCTGCTGACCTTCGGCGGCGCCTACGCGGTGCTGCCCTACGTGTATCAGGGCGCGGTCGGCCATTACGGCTGGCTGACGCCCGCGCAGATGATCGACGGCCTGGCGCTGGGCGAAACCACGCCGGGGCCGCTGATCATGGTGGTGGCGTTCGTCGGCTTCGTCGGCGGCTATGTGCAGCCGGCGTTCGGCCCGCAGCACGCGTTCGCCGCCGGGGCGTTGGCCGCCGCGCTGGTGACCTGGTTCACCTTCCTGCCTTCGTTCCTGTTCATCCTGGCGGGCGGCCCGCTGGTGGAATCGACCCACAACGAACTGAAGTTCACCGCGCCGCTGACGGCGATCACGGCGGCGGTGGTCGGGGTGATCCTCAACCTGGCGTGCTTCTTCGCCTGGCATGTGTTCTGGCCCCAAGGGCTCGCCGGCCGGCCCGATGTCTTTTCGGTGCTGCTGGCCCTGGCGGCCGCGTGCGCGCTGTTCTTTTTCAAGCGCGGCGTGATCGAGGTGTTGATCGTTTGCGCCCTAACGGGGCTGGGGGTCTACCTGCTGCGCTGA